The genomic DNA GTTTATCCTTCCTCTGTGACTCATGCCAATCATCGCAATCTCAAAGCCTGACTCCGCTGCTTCGATGAGAATTGAGTCGAGCAAAGGCACTAATGACGCCAAACCTTCAAGGGAAAAGCGCTTTGTCCCGACATAGCGAGTATGCAAAAACCTCTCTAGTCCCATAGAAGAAACCAGTCTTTTTAGGATAAACTTCTGGTCGAGCCTCTGACTTGGAGATTCCATTCGCTCCGCCACCCATCGACAACGATCCGGATAGGGCATGTGCATAAATTCAGCCCCAATGAATCCACAATAAATATCGCGCCACTTTCTTTGTTCCTCGGCACTAGCTAAATCCAACTCCGGATGTGAAAAAGGAGCCAAACGACCCAATGGATCTAAAGTAGCCTGTAGGTATCCCCAACGACGAAAACTTTCAGCACAGCTATTATTCATAAAATTACAATGTTATCCTTGTCTATGCCCAGGGTTTAAAAAATGTTACTTATTTAGCAAATGATTTTCAATTTAGGTATGGCTATGCCAAAAATTTTGTGACTACCGCAAAAAGACCTTTTTTATAAATTAAAAGCAATTCTATTATGTTCAAATCATATTGCAAGTACTTGGTGGTACTATTCCTAGGGTTTTTTTTTGCTGGACTAACCCTCTCCTGTAGTCAATCCAAAGAAAGGCAAAGCAAAAAACCGGTCGTTATAGTCTCTGTCCTTCCACAGTCCTTTTTTGTCAGGGAAATTGCTGGCGACGCATTTGACGTCCAGGTTCTTCTGCCACCCTTTGCCAACCACGACACTTACGAACCCAGCATAGAACAGATGAAGCTAATTTACTCTGCGAAAGCTTATATAAAAGTGGGTCATCCCAACCTTACATTTGAAACTATCTGGCTAGACAGGTTAGTGAAAGATAATAAGGACATAGTTATAGTAGATACATCCAAAGGTGTTGAGCTAATGGATGGAGATCCGCATACTTGGCTATCTCCGAAATGTGTAAGAACCGCGACCTCTGAGATCGCTGGAGCTCTCTCCCAGCTACAGCCAGAAAATGCAGAATTATTCGCAGCAAACTTAAAAGGCTTTTTAAGTAAAATCGACCATCTCGATCGAAATATCAAAAGAATTCTCGAATCAAAAAGCGACAAGAAGAAGTTTTTTGTATTTCATCCAGCTTGGGGCTATTTCGCCAACGATTATGGACTGGAGCAGGTGGCTATTGAGCACGACCACAAGGAACCTGGCCCAAACGAGCTCATCCAGGTAATTGAGCATGCGCGAAAAGAAGGGGCCAAAATGATATTTGTCCAACCGCAATTTTCTTCGGCTAGTGCTGAAGTTTTAGCCTCCGAGTTAGACGCAAAAGTAGTAATAATAGACCCGATGGCATTTGATTGGCTTAAAAATTTAGAAAAATTTTCCCTAGCTTTAGCTTCGGCACTATAATCATGACTACCACAGCAGTTGAGCTAATTGATGTAAACGTATCCCTTCGCGGAAAATCGGTTCTCGAGGACATAAATTTTGAGATTTTCGACAAGGAGTTTGTCGCTATCATTGGGCCTAACGGCGGGGGAAAAACCGTC from Deltaproteobacteria bacterium includes the following:
- a CDS encoding ABC transporter produces the protein MTTTAVELIDVNVSLRGKSVLEDINFEIFDKEFVAIIGPNGGGKTV
- a CDS encoding zinc ABC transporter substrate-binding protein; this encodes MFKSYCKYLVVLFLGFFFAGLTLSCSQSKERQSKKPVVIVSVLPQSFFVREIAGDAFDVQVLLPPFANHDTYEPSIEQMKLIYSAKAYIKVGHPNLTFETIWLDRLVKDNKDIVIVDTSKGVELMDGDPHTWLSPKCVRTATSEIAGALSQLQPENAELFAANLKGFLSKIDHLDRNIKRILESKSDKKKFFVFHPAWGYFANDYGLEQVAIEHDHKEPGPNELIQVIEHARKEGAKMIFVQPQFSSASAEVLASELDAKVVIIDPMAFDWLKNLEKFSLALASAL